The following are encoded together in the Salvia hispanica cultivar TCC Black 2014 chromosome 6, UniMelb_Shisp_WGS_1.0, whole genome shotgun sequence genome:
- the LOC125195720 gene encoding probable disease resistance protein At1g58390 isoform X1 translates to MLTWCEMAITISCQVKGLESQIKEMQCLLEDSDRSRHHGSKSVGYWILEIRDLVHQAEDVIEMYSVMQVSLKRGRGITHFFQRFSCVSNRCCRLHKIGLEISEIRTDIGRVYKSMQEYGLRSIVQEENSGLGSENQIWKRKTYSFETNDCFVGMEEDLKRLVSLTVDDNLSRVISVWGMGGLGKTTIVRRVYNHASVKHAFDSFAWVCITQQCRIRFVLEEVLKQLMPQKKEDAMHLTDTELVEQLFQVQKDKRCLIVLDDLWKVEHRDCLLDVFVDSKILMTTRKQNVADVGLSYKLGLLNMADGWQLLKCKAFPRGCVPPDFGPQIELFEEVGKKMVKICGYLPLVISLLGGILSKRQSLKEWELVNKNIDDYLFSAGSTDQDNRINAVVLDLSYEDLPSYLKPCFLYMGQFVEDQYVYGDNLYMLWIAEGLITVENRASGKTLMNVAELYLSELASRCMVEIVAQDTVSSKRYVSCHLHDVVRDLCLLKGKKEDFRLKVVNCQGGRLDVLSPSVLGIKTRYLAMHFRGEVEVEHDEFTTNHEETTKHIRSLKFICHSKQRKINFPKSVLEYFYNFKLVRVLVFEGCNFQGRKLPKEIGNLIHLRYLRLRNCECTELPSSISNLIYLSTLDLFHSWDVRIPNVLHKLIRLKHLFLPDYRKTSNAIARNYQLSLEGLSKLETLIGFDSLFHDWKSVSRMKNLRRLRATVHDVKTLSEIIYDLKTYRDNLQESTLIIRDGCELTSLEQEVPILRKLLTCPNLHSLWIDVHTPNLKQEIKTQLVFPRLVFLTLRNCKIEDDPMQMLEILPCLESLCLWPCSYVGKNMTCSRSGFCKLKTIQLWGLPNLTEWKVEKGAMPILSELEIRDCPKLGKIQDELRSITNLEELEISELPGFGKWVSGRKRGVQHCFPCSFRHHPPTD, encoded by the exons ATGTTAACCTGGTGCGAAATGGCGATCACAATATCTTG TCAAGTGAAGGGATTGGAATCACAGATCAAGGAGATGCAGTGTTTGCTAGAAGACTCCGACAGATCAAGACATCACGGAAGCAAGAGCGTTGGTTACTGGATTCTAGAAATCAGGGATCTCGTGCACCAAGCTGAAGATGTCATTGAAATGTATTCGGTTATGCAAGTTTCTTTGAAAAGAGGAAGGGGcattacacatttttttcaaagatTTTCTTGTGTCTCAAACCGCTGCTGCAGACTCCACAAGATCGGTTTGGAGATTTCAGAAATCAGAACAGATATCGGAAGAGTGTATAAAAGCATGCAAGAATATGGGCTAAGAAGTATTGTTCAAGAAGAAAACTCAGGTTTGGGAAGTGAaaaccaaatatggaaaagaaaaacatattcTTTTGAAACCAATGATTGCTTTGTTGGAATGGAAGAAGATTTGAAGCGACTTGTTTCTCTTACAGTTGATGATAACCTAAGCCGGGTTATTTCTGTGTGGGGAATGGGTGGACTCGGAAAGACAACCATTGTTCGGAGAGTGTACAACCATGCCAGTGTTAAGCATGCCTTTGATTCCTTTGCCTGGGTTTGTATTACTCAACAATGCCGAATTAGATTTGTCTTGGAAGAAGTCCTTAAGCAGTTAATGCCACAAAAGAAGGAGGATGCTATGCATCTAACTGATACAGAGTTGGTTGAGCAACTCTTTCAAGtccaaaaagataaaagatgTCTGATTGTATTGGATGATCTCTGGAAAGTTGAGCACCGGGATTGTCTGTTGGATGTCTTTGTAGATAGCAAGATTTTGATGACAACTCGAAAACAGAATGTTGCAGATGTGGGATTATCCTACAAACTTGGGCTCCTAAACATGGCTGATGGCTGGCAACTGCTCAAATGCAAAGCATTTCCACGAGGCTGTGTCCCACCAG ACTTTGGTCCACAAATTGAATTGTTTGAGGAAGTTGGTAAGAAGATGGTGAAAATCTGTGGCTATCTACCATTAGTAATTTCTCTGCTGGGAGGGATCTTGAGCAAACGACAATCATTGAAAGAATGGGAGttggtaaataaaaatattgatgattACTTGTTTAGTGCTGGAAGCACGGATCAGGACAATAGGATTAATGCGGTAGTACTAGATTTAAGTTATGAGGACCTACCGTCTTACTTGAAACCTTGTTTTCTTTATATGGGTCAATTTGTCGAAGATCAATATGTATATGGTGACAATTTATACATGTTGTGGATAGCAGAAGGCTTGATTACAGTCGAGAATCGAGCAAGTGGGAAGACATTGATGAATGTTGCAGAACTCTACTTGAGTGAATTGGCATCTAGGTGCATGGTAGAAATTGTAGCTCAAGATACTGTATCAAGTAAACGCTATGTATCCTGCCATCTTCATGATGTTGTACGAGATCTATGTTTGCTGAAGGGGAAGAAGGAGGACTTTCGTCTCAAGGTTGTGAATTGTCAAGGGGGAAGACTTGATGTGTTGAGTCCATCTGTTTTGGGTATTAAAACACGATACTTGGCAATGCATTTTAGAGGTGAAGTGGAAGTAGAACATGATGAATTTACGACTAATCATGAAGAAACTACCAAACACATTCGATCTCTCAAGTTTATTTGTCATTCAAAACAGAGGAAGATCAACTTCCCAAAAAGTGTTCTTGAATATTTCTATAACTTCAAATTGGTCAGAGTTTTAGTATTTGAAGGCTGCAACTTCCAAGGAAGAAAGTTACCCAAAGAAATTGGCAATCTAATTCACCTTAGATACTTGCGGTTGCGAAATTGTGAATGTACCGAATTGCCATCCTCCATCAGCAACTTGATATACTTGTCCACGCTCGATCTATTCCATTCATGGGATGTCCGCATACCAAATGTTTTGCACAAACTGATTCGGTTAAAGCACTTGTTTCTTCCTGATTACCGAAAGACCAGCAATGCCATTGCCAGAAACTACCAGCTTAGCTTGGAAGGCCTAAGTAAGCTGGAGACGCTGATCGGGTTTGACAGCTTGTTCCATGATTGGAAATCTGTGTCGAGAATGAAGAATCTCCGACGTCTTCGAGCCACAGTGCATGATGTAAAAACACTATCAGAAATCATTTATGATCTCAAAACATACAGGGATAATCTGCAAGAGTCTACACTTATAATCAGAGATGGTTGTGAGCTGACATCTTTGGAACAAGAGGTGCCAATTCTGAGGAAGCTGTTGACATGTCCCAATCTTCATTCCTTGTGGATAGACGTGCACACACCGAACCTGAAACAAGAAATCAAAACTCAACTAGTTTTCCCAAGACTTGTGTTCTTGACATTGAGAAACTGCAAAATAGAGGATGACCCAATGCAGATGCTGGAGATACTTCCTTGCCTAGAATCTTTGTGCTTATGGCCATGTTCTTATGTGGGGAAAAATATGACTTGTAGCAGATCAGGCTTCTGTAAACTCAAAACCATTCAGCTGTGGGGTTTACCAAATTTGACAGAGTGGAAAGTTGAGAAAGGAGCCATGCCGATCCTTTCTGAGCTTGAAATTAGGGACTGTCCAAAGTTGGGGAAGATTCAAGATGAACTGAGATCTATTACAAATTTGGAGGAACTGGAGATTTCCGAATTGCCAGGATTTGGAAAATGGGTTTCTGGGAGAAAGAGAGGAGTTCAACACTGTTTTCCGTGCTCCTTTCGTCATCATCCCCCGACCGACTGA
- the LOC125195720 gene encoding probable disease resistance protein At1g58390 isoform X3, producing MLTWCEMAITISCQVKGLESQIKEMQCLLEDSDRSRHHGSKSVGYWILEIRDLVHQAEDVIEILHKIGLEISEIRTDIGRVYKSMQEYGLRSIVQEENSGLGSENQIWKRKTYSFETNDCFVGMEEDLKRLVSLTVDDNLSRVISVWGMGGLGKTTIVRRVYNHASVKHAFDSFAWVCITQQCRIRFVLEEVLKQLMPQKKEDAMHLTDTELVEQLFQVQKDKRCLIVLDDLWKVEHRDCLLDVFVDSKILMTTRKQNVADVGLSYKLGLLNMADGWQLLKCKAFPRGCVPPDFGPQIELFEEVGKKMVKICGYLPLVISLLGGILSKRQSLKEWELVNKNIDDYLFSAGSTDQDNRINAVVLDLSYEDLPSYLKPCFLYMGQFVEDQYVYGDNLYMLWIAEGLITVENRASGKTLMNVAELYLSELASRCMVEIVAQDTVSSKRYVSCHLHDVVRDLCLLKGKKEDFRLKVVNCQGGRLDVLSPSVLGIKTRYLAMHFRGEVEVEHDEFTTNHEETTKHIRSLKFICHSKQRKINFPKSVLEYFYNFKLVRVLVFEGCNFQGRKLPKEIGNLIHLRYLRLRNCECTELPSSISNLIYLSTLDLFHSWDVRIPNVLHKLIRLKHLFLPDYRKTSNAIARNYQLSLEGLSKLETLIGFDSLFHDWKSVSRMKNLRRLRATVHDVKTLSEIIYDLKTYRDNLQESTLIIRDGCELTSLEQEVPILRKLLTCPNLHSLWIDVHTPNLKQEIKTQLVFPRLVFLTLRNCKIEDDPMQMLEILPCLESLCLWPCSYVGKNMTCSRSGFCKLKTIQLWGLPNLTEWKVEKGAMPILSELEIRDCPKLGKIQDELRSITNLEELEISELPGFGKWVSGRKRGVQHCFPCSFRHHPPTD from the exons ATGTTAACCTGGTGCGAAATGGCGATCACAATATCTTG TCAAGTGAAGGGATTGGAATCACAGATCAAGGAGATGCAGTGTTTGCTAGAAGACTCCGACAGATCAAGACATCACGGAAGCAAGAGCGTTGGTTACTGGATTCTAGAAATCAGGGATCTCGTGCACCAAGCTGAAGATGTCATTGAAAT ACTCCACAAGATCGGTTTGGAGATTTCAGAAATCAGAACAGATATCGGAAGAGTGTATAAAAGCATGCAAGAATATGGGCTAAGAAGTATTGTTCAAGAAGAAAACTCAGGTTTGGGAAGTGAaaaccaaatatggaaaagaaaaacatattcTTTTGAAACCAATGATTGCTTTGTTGGAATGGAAGAAGATTTGAAGCGACTTGTTTCTCTTACAGTTGATGATAACCTAAGCCGGGTTATTTCTGTGTGGGGAATGGGTGGACTCGGAAAGACAACCATTGTTCGGAGAGTGTACAACCATGCCAGTGTTAAGCATGCCTTTGATTCCTTTGCCTGGGTTTGTATTACTCAACAATGCCGAATTAGATTTGTCTTGGAAGAAGTCCTTAAGCAGTTAATGCCACAAAAGAAGGAGGATGCTATGCATCTAACTGATACAGAGTTGGTTGAGCAACTCTTTCAAGtccaaaaagataaaagatgTCTGATTGTATTGGATGATCTCTGGAAAGTTGAGCACCGGGATTGTCTGTTGGATGTCTTTGTAGATAGCAAGATTTTGATGACAACTCGAAAACAGAATGTTGCAGATGTGGGATTATCCTACAAACTTGGGCTCCTAAACATGGCTGATGGCTGGCAACTGCTCAAATGCAAAGCATTTCCACGAGGCTGTGTCCCACCAG ACTTTGGTCCACAAATTGAATTGTTTGAGGAAGTTGGTAAGAAGATGGTGAAAATCTGTGGCTATCTACCATTAGTAATTTCTCTGCTGGGAGGGATCTTGAGCAAACGACAATCATTGAAAGAATGGGAGttggtaaataaaaatattgatgattACTTGTTTAGTGCTGGAAGCACGGATCAGGACAATAGGATTAATGCGGTAGTACTAGATTTAAGTTATGAGGACCTACCGTCTTACTTGAAACCTTGTTTTCTTTATATGGGTCAATTTGTCGAAGATCAATATGTATATGGTGACAATTTATACATGTTGTGGATAGCAGAAGGCTTGATTACAGTCGAGAATCGAGCAAGTGGGAAGACATTGATGAATGTTGCAGAACTCTACTTGAGTGAATTGGCATCTAGGTGCATGGTAGAAATTGTAGCTCAAGATACTGTATCAAGTAAACGCTATGTATCCTGCCATCTTCATGATGTTGTACGAGATCTATGTTTGCTGAAGGGGAAGAAGGAGGACTTTCGTCTCAAGGTTGTGAATTGTCAAGGGGGAAGACTTGATGTGTTGAGTCCATCTGTTTTGGGTATTAAAACACGATACTTGGCAATGCATTTTAGAGGTGAAGTGGAAGTAGAACATGATGAATTTACGACTAATCATGAAGAAACTACCAAACACATTCGATCTCTCAAGTTTATTTGTCATTCAAAACAGAGGAAGATCAACTTCCCAAAAAGTGTTCTTGAATATTTCTATAACTTCAAATTGGTCAGAGTTTTAGTATTTGAAGGCTGCAACTTCCAAGGAAGAAAGTTACCCAAAGAAATTGGCAATCTAATTCACCTTAGATACTTGCGGTTGCGAAATTGTGAATGTACCGAATTGCCATCCTCCATCAGCAACTTGATATACTTGTCCACGCTCGATCTATTCCATTCATGGGATGTCCGCATACCAAATGTTTTGCACAAACTGATTCGGTTAAAGCACTTGTTTCTTCCTGATTACCGAAAGACCAGCAATGCCATTGCCAGAAACTACCAGCTTAGCTTGGAAGGCCTAAGTAAGCTGGAGACGCTGATCGGGTTTGACAGCTTGTTCCATGATTGGAAATCTGTGTCGAGAATGAAGAATCTCCGACGTCTTCGAGCCACAGTGCATGATGTAAAAACACTATCAGAAATCATTTATGATCTCAAAACATACAGGGATAATCTGCAAGAGTCTACACTTATAATCAGAGATGGTTGTGAGCTGACATCTTTGGAACAAGAGGTGCCAATTCTGAGGAAGCTGTTGACATGTCCCAATCTTCATTCCTTGTGGATAGACGTGCACACACCGAACCTGAAACAAGAAATCAAAACTCAACTAGTTTTCCCAAGACTTGTGTTCTTGACATTGAGAAACTGCAAAATAGAGGATGACCCAATGCAGATGCTGGAGATACTTCCTTGCCTAGAATCTTTGTGCTTATGGCCATGTTCTTATGTGGGGAAAAATATGACTTGTAGCAGATCAGGCTTCTGTAAACTCAAAACCATTCAGCTGTGGGGTTTACCAAATTTGACAGAGTGGAAAGTTGAGAAAGGAGCCATGCCGATCCTTTCTGAGCTTGAAATTAGGGACTGTCCAAAGTTGGGGAAGATTCAAGATGAACTGAGATCTATTACAAATTTGGAGGAACTGGAGATTTCCGAATTGCCAGGATTTGGAAAATGGGTTTCTGGGAGAAAGAGAGGAGTTCAACACTGTTTTCCGTGCTCCTTTCGTCATCATCCCCCGACCGACTGA
- the LOC125195720 gene encoding probable disease resistance protein At1g58390 isoform X4: MLTWCEMAITISCQVKGLESQIKEMQCLLEDSDRSRHHGSKSVGYWILEIRDLVHQAEDVIEMYSVMQVSLKRGRGITHFFQRFSCVSNRCCRLHKIGLEISEIRTDIGRVYKSMQEYGLRSIVQEENSVDDNLSRVISVWGMGGLGKTTIVRRVYNHASVKHAFDSFAWVCITQQCRIRFVLEEVLKQLMPQKKEDAMHLTDTELVEQLFQVQKDKRCLIVLDDLWKVEHRDCLLDVFVDSKILMTTRKQNVADVGLSYKLGLLNMADGWQLLKCKAFPRGCVPPDFGPQIELFEEVGKKMVKICGYLPLVISLLGGILSKRQSLKEWELVNKNIDDYLFSAGSTDQDNRINAVVLDLSYEDLPSYLKPCFLYMGQFVEDQYVYGDNLYMLWIAEGLITVENRASGKTLMNVAELYLSELASRCMVEIVAQDTVSSKRYVSCHLHDVVRDLCLLKGKKEDFRLKVVNCQGGRLDVLSPSVLGIKTRYLAMHFRGEVEVEHDEFTTNHEETTKHIRSLKFICHSKQRKINFPKSVLEYFYNFKLVRVLVFEGCNFQGRKLPKEIGNLIHLRYLRLRNCECTELPSSISNLIYLSTLDLFHSWDVRIPNVLHKLIRLKHLFLPDYRKTSNAIARNYQLSLEGLSKLETLIGFDSLFHDWKSVSRMKNLRRLRATVHDVKTLSEIIYDLKTYRDNLQESTLIIRDGCELTSLEQEVPILRKLLTCPNLHSLWIDVHTPNLKQEIKTQLVFPRLVFLTLRNCKIEDDPMQMLEILPCLESLCLWPCSYVGKNMTCSRSGFCKLKTIQLWGLPNLTEWKVEKGAMPILSELEIRDCPKLGKIQDELRSITNLEELEISELPGFGKWVSGRKRGVQHCFPCSFRHHPPTD, translated from the exons ATGTTAACCTGGTGCGAAATGGCGATCACAATATCTTG TCAAGTGAAGGGATTGGAATCACAGATCAAGGAGATGCAGTGTTTGCTAGAAGACTCCGACAGATCAAGACATCACGGAAGCAAGAGCGTTGGTTACTGGATTCTAGAAATCAGGGATCTCGTGCACCAAGCTGAAGATGTCATTGAAATGTATTCGGTTATGCAAGTTTCTTTGAAAAGAGGAAGGGGcattacacatttttttcaaagatTTTCTTGTGTCTCAAACCGCTGCTGCAGACTCCACAAGATCGGTTTGGAGATTTCAGAAATCAGAACAGATATCGGAAGAGTGTATAAAAGCATGCAAGAATATGGGCTAAGAAGTATTGTTCAAGAAGAAAACTCAG TTGATGATAACCTAAGCCGGGTTATTTCTGTGTGGGGAATGGGTGGACTCGGAAAGACAACCATTGTTCGGAGAGTGTACAACCATGCCAGTGTTAAGCATGCCTTTGATTCCTTTGCCTGGGTTTGTATTACTCAACAATGCCGAATTAGATTTGTCTTGGAAGAAGTCCTTAAGCAGTTAATGCCACAAAAGAAGGAGGATGCTATGCATCTAACTGATACAGAGTTGGTTGAGCAACTCTTTCAAGtccaaaaagataaaagatgTCTGATTGTATTGGATGATCTCTGGAAAGTTGAGCACCGGGATTGTCTGTTGGATGTCTTTGTAGATAGCAAGATTTTGATGACAACTCGAAAACAGAATGTTGCAGATGTGGGATTATCCTACAAACTTGGGCTCCTAAACATGGCTGATGGCTGGCAACTGCTCAAATGCAAAGCATTTCCACGAGGCTGTGTCCCACCAG ACTTTGGTCCACAAATTGAATTGTTTGAGGAAGTTGGTAAGAAGATGGTGAAAATCTGTGGCTATCTACCATTAGTAATTTCTCTGCTGGGAGGGATCTTGAGCAAACGACAATCATTGAAAGAATGGGAGttggtaaataaaaatattgatgattACTTGTTTAGTGCTGGAAGCACGGATCAGGACAATAGGATTAATGCGGTAGTACTAGATTTAAGTTATGAGGACCTACCGTCTTACTTGAAACCTTGTTTTCTTTATATGGGTCAATTTGTCGAAGATCAATATGTATATGGTGACAATTTATACATGTTGTGGATAGCAGAAGGCTTGATTACAGTCGAGAATCGAGCAAGTGGGAAGACATTGATGAATGTTGCAGAACTCTACTTGAGTGAATTGGCATCTAGGTGCATGGTAGAAATTGTAGCTCAAGATACTGTATCAAGTAAACGCTATGTATCCTGCCATCTTCATGATGTTGTACGAGATCTATGTTTGCTGAAGGGGAAGAAGGAGGACTTTCGTCTCAAGGTTGTGAATTGTCAAGGGGGAAGACTTGATGTGTTGAGTCCATCTGTTTTGGGTATTAAAACACGATACTTGGCAATGCATTTTAGAGGTGAAGTGGAAGTAGAACATGATGAATTTACGACTAATCATGAAGAAACTACCAAACACATTCGATCTCTCAAGTTTATTTGTCATTCAAAACAGAGGAAGATCAACTTCCCAAAAAGTGTTCTTGAATATTTCTATAACTTCAAATTGGTCAGAGTTTTAGTATTTGAAGGCTGCAACTTCCAAGGAAGAAAGTTACCCAAAGAAATTGGCAATCTAATTCACCTTAGATACTTGCGGTTGCGAAATTGTGAATGTACCGAATTGCCATCCTCCATCAGCAACTTGATATACTTGTCCACGCTCGATCTATTCCATTCATGGGATGTCCGCATACCAAATGTTTTGCACAAACTGATTCGGTTAAAGCACTTGTTTCTTCCTGATTACCGAAAGACCAGCAATGCCATTGCCAGAAACTACCAGCTTAGCTTGGAAGGCCTAAGTAAGCTGGAGACGCTGATCGGGTTTGACAGCTTGTTCCATGATTGGAAATCTGTGTCGAGAATGAAGAATCTCCGACGTCTTCGAGCCACAGTGCATGATGTAAAAACACTATCAGAAATCATTTATGATCTCAAAACATACAGGGATAATCTGCAAGAGTCTACACTTATAATCAGAGATGGTTGTGAGCTGACATCTTTGGAACAAGAGGTGCCAATTCTGAGGAAGCTGTTGACATGTCCCAATCTTCATTCCTTGTGGATAGACGTGCACACACCGAACCTGAAACAAGAAATCAAAACTCAACTAGTTTTCCCAAGACTTGTGTTCTTGACATTGAGAAACTGCAAAATAGAGGATGACCCAATGCAGATGCTGGAGATACTTCCTTGCCTAGAATCTTTGTGCTTATGGCCATGTTCTTATGTGGGGAAAAATATGACTTGTAGCAGATCAGGCTTCTGTAAACTCAAAACCATTCAGCTGTGGGGTTTACCAAATTTGACAGAGTGGAAAGTTGAGAAAGGAGCCATGCCGATCCTTTCTGAGCTTGAAATTAGGGACTGTCCAAAGTTGGGGAAGATTCAAGATGAACTGAGATCTATTACAAATTTGGAGGAACTGGAGATTTCCGAATTGCCAGGATTTGGAAAATGGGTTTCTGGGAGAAAGAGAGGAGTTCAACACTGTTTTCCGTGCTCCTTTCGTCATCATCCCCCGACCGACTGA
- the LOC125195720 gene encoding probable disease resistance protein At1g58390 isoform X2 produces the protein MQCLLEDSDRSRHHGSKSVGYWILEIRDLVHQAEDVIEMYSVMQVSLKRGRGITHFFQRFSCVSNRCCRLHKIGLEISEIRTDIGRVYKSMQEYGLRSIVQEENSGLGSENQIWKRKTYSFETNDCFVGMEEDLKRLVSLTVDDNLSRVISVWGMGGLGKTTIVRRVYNHASVKHAFDSFAWVCITQQCRIRFVLEEVLKQLMPQKKEDAMHLTDTELVEQLFQVQKDKRCLIVLDDLWKVEHRDCLLDVFVDSKILMTTRKQNVADVGLSYKLGLLNMADGWQLLKCKAFPRGCVPPDFGPQIELFEEVGKKMVKICGYLPLVISLLGGILSKRQSLKEWELVNKNIDDYLFSAGSTDQDNRINAVVLDLSYEDLPSYLKPCFLYMGQFVEDQYVYGDNLYMLWIAEGLITVENRASGKTLMNVAELYLSELASRCMVEIVAQDTVSSKRYVSCHLHDVVRDLCLLKGKKEDFRLKVVNCQGGRLDVLSPSVLGIKTRYLAMHFRGEVEVEHDEFTTNHEETTKHIRSLKFICHSKQRKINFPKSVLEYFYNFKLVRVLVFEGCNFQGRKLPKEIGNLIHLRYLRLRNCECTELPSSISNLIYLSTLDLFHSWDVRIPNVLHKLIRLKHLFLPDYRKTSNAIARNYQLSLEGLSKLETLIGFDSLFHDWKSVSRMKNLRRLRATVHDVKTLSEIIYDLKTYRDNLQESTLIIRDGCELTSLEQEVPILRKLLTCPNLHSLWIDVHTPNLKQEIKTQLVFPRLVFLTLRNCKIEDDPMQMLEILPCLESLCLWPCSYVGKNMTCSRSGFCKLKTIQLWGLPNLTEWKVEKGAMPILSELEIRDCPKLGKIQDELRSITNLEELEISELPGFGKWVSGRKRGVQHCFPCSFRHHPPTD, from the exons ATGCAGTGTTTGCTAGAAGACTCCGACAGATCAAGACATCACGGAAGCAAGAGCGTTGGTTACTGGATTCTAGAAATCAGGGATCTCGTGCACCAAGCTGAAGATGTCATTGAAATGTATTCGGTTATGCAAGTTTCTTTGAAAAGAGGAAGGGGcattacacatttttttcaaagatTTTCTTGTGTCTCAAACCGCTGCTGCAGACTCCACAAGATCGGTTTGGAGATTTCAGAAATCAGAACAGATATCGGAAGAGTGTATAAAAGCATGCAAGAATATGGGCTAAGAAGTATTGTTCAAGAAGAAAACTCAGGTTTGGGAAGTGAaaaccaaatatggaaaagaaaaacatattcTTTTGAAACCAATGATTGCTTTGTTGGAATGGAAGAAGATTTGAAGCGACTTGTTTCTCTTACAGTTGATGATAACCTAAGCCGGGTTATTTCTGTGTGGGGAATGGGTGGACTCGGAAAGACAACCATTGTTCGGAGAGTGTACAACCATGCCAGTGTTAAGCATGCCTTTGATTCCTTTGCCTGGGTTTGTATTACTCAACAATGCCGAATTAGATTTGTCTTGGAAGAAGTCCTTAAGCAGTTAATGCCACAAAAGAAGGAGGATGCTATGCATCTAACTGATACAGAGTTGGTTGAGCAACTCTTTCAAGtccaaaaagataaaagatgTCTGATTGTATTGGATGATCTCTGGAAAGTTGAGCACCGGGATTGTCTGTTGGATGTCTTTGTAGATAGCAAGATTTTGATGACAACTCGAAAACAGAATGTTGCAGATGTGGGATTATCCTACAAACTTGGGCTCCTAAACATGGCTGATGGCTGGCAACTGCTCAAATGCAAAGCATTTCCACGAGGCTGTGTCCCACCAG ACTTTGGTCCACAAATTGAATTGTTTGAGGAAGTTGGTAAGAAGATGGTGAAAATCTGTGGCTATCTACCATTAGTAATTTCTCTGCTGGGAGGGATCTTGAGCAAACGACAATCATTGAAAGAATGGGAGttggtaaataaaaatattgatgattACTTGTTTAGTGCTGGAAGCACGGATCAGGACAATAGGATTAATGCGGTAGTACTAGATTTAAGTTATGAGGACCTACCGTCTTACTTGAAACCTTGTTTTCTTTATATGGGTCAATTTGTCGAAGATCAATATGTATATGGTGACAATTTATACATGTTGTGGATAGCAGAAGGCTTGATTACAGTCGAGAATCGAGCAAGTGGGAAGACATTGATGAATGTTGCAGAACTCTACTTGAGTGAATTGGCATCTAGGTGCATGGTAGAAATTGTAGCTCAAGATACTGTATCAAGTAAACGCTATGTATCCTGCCATCTTCATGATGTTGTACGAGATCTATGTTTGCTGAAGGGGAAGAAGGAGGACTTTCGTCTCAAGGTTGTGAATTGTCAAGGGGGAAGACTTGATGTGTTGAGTCCATCTGTTTTGGGTATTAAAACACGATACTTGGCAATGCATTTTAGAGGTGAAGTGGAAGTAGAACATGATGAATTTACGACTAATCATGAAGAAACTACCAAACACATTCGATCTCTCAAGTTTATTTGTCATTCAAAACAGAGGAAGATCAACTTCCCAAAAAGTGTTCTTGAATATTTCTATAACTTCAAATTGGTCAGAGTTTTAGTATTTGAAGGCTGCAACTTCCAAGGAAGAAAGTTACCCAAAGAAATTGGCAATCTAATTCACCTTAGATACTTGCGGTTGCGAAATTGTGAATGTACCGAATTGCCATCCTCCATCAGCAACTTGATATACTTGTCCACGCTCGATCTATTCCATTCATGGGATGTCCGCATACCAAATGTTTTGCACAAACTGATTCGGTTAAAGCACTTGTTTCTTCCTGATTACCGAAAGACCAGCAATGCCATTGCCAGAAACTACCAGCTTAGCTTGGAAGGCCTAAGTAAGCTGGAGACGCTGATCGGGTTTGACAGCTTGTTCCATGATTGGAAATCTGTGTCGAGAATGAAGAATCTCCGACGTCTTCGAGCCACAGTGCATGATGTAAAAACACTATCAGAAATCATTTATGATCTCAAAACATACAGGGATAATCTGCAAGAGTCTACACTTATAATCAGAGATGGTTGTGAGCTGACATCTTTGGAACAAGAGGTGCCAATTCTGAGGAAGCTGTTGACATGTCCCAATCTTCATTCCTTGTGGATAGACGTGCACACACCGAACCTGAAACAAGAAATCAAAACTCAACTAGTTTTCCCAAGACTTGTGTTCTTGACATTGAGAAACTGCAAAATAGAGGATGACCCAATGCAGATGCTGGAGATACTTCCTTGCCTAGAATCTTTGTGCTTATGGCCATGTTCTTATGTGGGGAAAAATATGACTTGTAGCAGATCAGGCTTCTGTAAACTCAAAACCATTCAGCTGTGGGGTTTACCAAATTTGACAGAGTGGAAAGTTGAGAAAGGAGCCATGCCGATCCTTTCTGAGCTTGAAATTAGGGACTGTCCAAAGTTGGGGAAGATTCAAGATGAACTGAGATCTATTACAAATTTGGAGGAACTGGAGATTTCCGAATTGCCAGGATTTGGAAAATGGGTTTCTGGGAGAAAGAGAGGAGTTCAACACTGTTTTCCGTGCTCCTTTCGTCATCATCCCCCGACCGACTGA